The following DNA comes from Papaver somniferum cultivar HN1 chromosome 4, ASM357369v1, whole genome shotgun sequence.
cttgagagattagctggacgtagccactattgctttttagatggatactgtggttataatcagattgtcatagccccagaagaccaagagaaaacctcttttacctgtccctttggcacctttgcgtatagacgcatgcttttcgggctatgtaatgcccctgcgacctttcagcgttgtatgttgagcatattttatgacttggtagaacggttcttagaggtctttatggatgatttttcagtgtttggttcgtctttcgatgagtgcttgcatcatttgactaggtgtaaagaaaagaatttagtgcttaattgggagaaatgtcacttcatggttcgttcaggaatttttctagggcatatcgtatcttcgaagggtataaaggtagatagagccaaagttgacctcattaaaactttacaagtcccaaaaaccgtaagagatattaggtcattcttagggcatgcaggtttttatcgtcgattcattaaggattttagcttaatttctagacctctttgcaatttgcttgcaaaagacgttaagtttgtctttgatgatgcttgtttagaggcttttgagaagcttaagaatttactcactaccgcccccatagtccaggcacccaactggaacctaccctttgagatcatgtgtgatgcttcagattatgctattggtgttgtgctaggtcagcgagaaaataagttacttcatgtgatttactatgctagcaaaactctgaatgatgcccagttgaactataccactacggagaaggaactattagctattgtgtttgccttagacaagtttagatcctacctcttaggttctaaggtcataatctttactgatcatgctgctttgaagtatcttctttccaagaaggatactaaacctagattgattagatggatcctattgttgcaggaattttccttagacattagagataaaaaaggtgcagaaaatgtagtagcagaccacttgtctaggcttgttgtggatacccttaatgattctcctcctgttagggatagttttcctgatgaacaactgttctttgttacccaagcaccttggtatgcgaatatagtgaattatcttgttactggtcgaatgccccaacattggggtaaacaagatcgttctaggtttttagccgaggtgaagcacttcttttgggatgatccttatttgtttaagtattgtccagaccagattattaggagatgtatacctgagagtgaccagtccagtattatttccttttgtcatgatcatgcttgtgggggtcactttagtgctaagaagactgctgctaaaattgcagtgtggattctattggccttcgttgtttaaagactcccacagttactgtgttacttgtgagcgttgccagaaattaggaaccatttcccgtaggaacatgatgcccttgaaccctattttagttgttgaggtctttgatgtggggtattgactttatgggtccgtttcctaattcttttggtaacttatacatccttgtcgtgtagactatgtctctaagtggattgaggcggttgcgtgtaaccaatgaccatagggttgtgattgagttcttgaaaaataatatacttacacgttttggtacaccgcgagctataattagtgatggagggtcgcacttttgtaatggaccttttaggcttttgatgaagaaatatggtattacacataaggtagctaccccatatcatccacagactagtggtcaggtagaggtttccaatagggagataaagcgtatattagagaaaacagttaatcctaatcggaaagactggtcgtctaggcttactgatgccttatgggcttaccgtactgcgtttaagacccccattggaatgtcgccttatcggcttgtgtatggcaaggcatgtcatttacctgttgagttagaacatagagcttattgggctgttaagcagctaaatttttcacttgacaaggcaggagcccataggaaactccagctcaatgagttggaagagattcgtatagatgcttacgatagtgcgaaggagtataagaacaaaatgaaacttgtgcatgatagaaatattttaagaagtcattttctccaggtcaaaaagtttctgtatgatacccgcttgcatcttttccctgggaagttacgttctcggtggacgggtccttttattgttcgcacttctttcctcatggagctgttgagatcgagacaccatgtagtagttcttcgaaggttaacggtcagagattgaaaccctttttagagccctttcctacaagtgatgttgaggaggtccctctggaggaccctgtttacccttgattgaccatcgaggcgattgtatgttgtatattagtttttgatttctctcttcacccaggtactatctttccgacttctctctttactgattcctcatgttatttttttggtattgctctttcattagaaacattgaggacaatgttagatttaagtttgagggtggGGAAgactttttgttagattttagttgcaataaataaactccagatcctagaaatttatgcttattaaggttggcactaaccaatctaagtggatgggaacatcttggttgtaggagttgaggaaccaatttgattagatggaaacatctaaagagtctattcataaaagcacagagctcaggtgttagaattaaaaaaaaacatggtagtttcgccataactcatcgaatcctaatcccttatgtttttatttcttaagtgatttggtggggcacacgactcaagttgttaccatttctagagtgaaatagggtgattgagattccaaaaaaaaaaaaaagtttgagaccagaccatcagaccaaccggaataaattcattaaagtcgaccactggtgcctttgtatatgccagttgtgttgatctagagttaggtttatcgaccactggtccccttgtatatgccagttgtgttgatattagtcagaccggtatctcaatccattaggataggatcatcttggcagagtccttcagacagatatgggaaacaccgttcactttaaccatctatttttctctttatccatcttcttaatctttccatttgattggttgactccggttatgatgtctagaaactatctgagtagagctttgtcacttatatatgaattatagtatgttgagtgcaaactcgtgtacatcaattggaatttcacatcagggtacttcctcctatagtcaatgattgtataccaaccaaggagattctttagtgccttccaaggttctgcatagatagctaaggtatggagtaaaggttttgtgggtacacctctagtaaatcctccggagacaacattccgccgctagggccacctagcagtttaacggcttgctgcacatgctaagtgtagtcattttatattagatttgctcgaggactagcaaataataagtttgggggtatttgatagacacatttttgtgtatgaattgtcctcagtgtctctactgctagtgcttgattttgtacttattatggtgtttttatgtttgtgtaggtgtttttggagaaatacacttgtgtggaaaaagttgctcaaaaagtgctatttggacccctggaggacatttgctatacgaaccccagatttggctaaggggaatccaaggttatgcgtagcccaaattcatcctcagcacccaatttcattctcaacacccaCCTTCTAAggtcacccctactctggataaggggcatccctTCTTCATCGTATAAACATTGCAAAATAGCGGGAACTTATGTCAGTTTGCTGTGCacttttctgttggattttcggaGGGATtacagtgagattcaatcactgatttcAATTGGGATTATCTTGATAGGCCCAAACAatgttggtatgggtgttcgaatgaATTTATTTGGGTTGGATAATCCATTGGAATGCAAACAGGAGAAgatagttttctcgggttttctggGAAAGATTGGGAAGAGATTTACTTGGATATTTTCACGGATTCGGACTTGTATAGACCAGTTGagtcaaaacaggattggtatgtgtTTTTGAATCGTAAAACTTGGGTTGTATGCGTGTCAATTTGGATAACAGAAAGAGGaggtattcacgggatttcttgggAAGTTACGTGCAGAGTTGTTCCCTGCAGTGAGTTTAAATCTGTCCGAGATGAGCATCAGAGTGTTGGAGTGTGCCAGTTGCAAGATAACACAAGAGAACgcgtgaagaaaataaaaagggaaaGAAATATTATCGTATCTGCACAGAATTGAAGAGAGGATTATATGGACTTAATACGGAAGATTTGATGATGGTAAGGTATAAAAAGGTCCCTGGGATGTCTTAGAGGGGtacagagagtttgggggagattacaaagctgtgaaagtcgagttgcagaagaatcaccatttctactgctgtgaagaacaccaagaacattaggcgcgcaacagcagtcgtttctcaacagtggaaactCTACACAgacgagggtcgagaatcagcgacataactctgttctatcgttcttttaagtttgtaacacttataactgttgcaaacccggtttttaatagtttttctccatttcatctttgtaaacaccttttgagcaataaaaatgaattttgagtgtgtttccaacatgatgatgagctaattctcccacaaccaaggtaaTGAGGAAGCTAATCACGCATGAATAataggtaactatttcattttctctaatttttaattataattcactcaatcactgctcttgcagagtttttgaatgtttacataattttcttaattatttgtgattcaatttgataaattatactttgtttaatcaattgatagtctatgcttggggaatacaattaatatttgagaatatgtttgattaattgtgaattaagaaataagggacttaaaagataattagagttttggattattttccataatttattcatgtgtgatagtggaatcagtgtcttggttattcctaataatcttgaattaagttttgtttgtttttaaatttcattaaatctaaaatctttgcattcacaagtctcaacgaactttttactacaactcaatttgaaatcacatcactaAGGAGATAGTAAACAACATGCCTCTCAAAGATCTTAAAGTTTCTCGTGATGAGCTCTTGAAGAGGAAAGCCAGGGAGGAGATAATGGATGATTATCGGGAGAAAAGGCGTAGAATTCAGCGAAAAATACTAGAAGCTGGGGAGAAACTCcgatctcgtcctgatggtgtagCCTCAGACTCAGATACAGAAGAATAGGAACCCGTGTGGGAGCCGATGGAACGCAGAAGCAAGCCATAACCACCGCACATGGAGATTGAGTGACTGGTAAAGGCTGATCTCCAAGCTGAACGTGATGAAGAAGACTACTGGGATGCAATATATGGCGACCTCGAGGAGGAAGAATTCCCTAGTTCAGACAGTGATTCCGAGAAAGAGTCTGAAGAGGATTCCATgaacgatgatgatgaagatgaatccgACGATTCTGACGATTAGTCTTGCTTGCGAATATTTTTAAGATCATTTATTTTATGTTTAAATAGATATTATCCCATTATTTGAGCGGTTTGGATGTAGAGATATTCAGAGattattatttatattttttgaaaaaTCCCTTATCCTATCTTCTACCCCATTCTTTGCATGCCTTCAATCGGATGAACCCATATTCACTTGTGTGAAAGTTAGTCGTGATCTTCAGAAGTATGACTGCACGAGCAAACCGAGGAATCACGATTCGCACAAATCATCAATTTTTGAATATTCACTGCACTTGGTTGGaccatcagtccccagtattgtcgCTCTTCTTCTATATCCCCAACGAAATCCAGTTTGAGATCCAGAGTCTCGTTAGAAATCGCAACTGATTTGACCGTTCGTAGAAGATAAGTATCCGCCCTCTTCTGTTTTGACTCTCAAAGCTTAGGGTTTTTCTATTTATACGACACATCTTCTTCTACTCCTGATTTAttagaagaaattttgatcacgatCATACCTCTCATCATCACCATGTCTGGTAGTAGTGCTTCTTCTCAAAACAGATCTCCGGTAAACCGTGAGGTTGGGACGCCTGTCTTGGTAAGTTGcacactttcttttattttcatgtagtCATAAtggttgattgaagaaaataactTGTTGCAGGGCAATCAGGGGAATCGGCTTCCTTCTTGCTCTTACGGTTTAAGGCCTAAGCAGACCGTTAAAGCTCATGCTCGTTATAGGCCTACTCGTGCTACCACTGCAACGTCTGTGAGTCTCTGACCGAAAATTTCTTTCGATCAAGTGTTTTTCCAATTTCACTGAAATTGAACGTTTCtgcaggttgatgttcatgtcATTGTCGATGCTAGAAAGAGAAGAAATGGAAAGTCCATGGTTGCggctgatgatgatgttgataatcgTGCTGACGAAAACTCAAACAACTCTGTAGATGCTTATTCCAGGGTTTCTGTCCATGAATACCCAGCGGATGGACTCCCATTCGATACTCCCATGGTCAACATTTGCCCGGACAATCAACTCGTTGGCGGTTTCATCGTTCCTAAGTGTCACGCATCCCTTTACACCAGAATTTGGAGGAAGTATGGACACATTGATACCACTGAAGTGTGGAGAGGTTTTCTGCCAACTTTATTAACTGCGGTTGCTGGATTATTTCCCATTATTGACGAGATGAACAAAATAAACCTGCGAGATGTCAAAAACGAAGATCTGCACAGATGGGATGATATGATATCGAACTGTGAGGTCTTGCAGTTCAATATAAGCTGGCTTCGTCGTCAACTCGAGATCATCAAGGTTTATAGAGCGGCTGCTACTGTAAATATAATTTCCGCTACATCTGCCATCATAGAAAAGGAGAAGGCACTTGCTCTGGAgtcggcaagggttgagaaagctgtCCAGGGTTTGAGAGTGAggaatgaaaattttcaaaagagGATTGACATGGCTTTCAGTAAGAACTGTTTGTTAttagatggtttgctctgagtgagcatttgaaAGAGATTTTTCTTGTGAGATTGAGATTTGTTTAATAAAGTAGATGATTGGAAGAATTTTGTGAGATTCATGAAAATTTGAATTTCGAAAGAATGAGCATATTTCATACCCTTTGaaggaatataaattacattttgaaatttAAAATATAATTGTTTACTGATCGATTAAGCAtaatatgccttgagccactttcCATTGATGATGTTCCCCTCTATTCCTCCATTAACatctaagattttgtaatatccactggatacttccttgatgattacataaggcccttcccatttcatAGAGAACTTGGGAGagaacatgtcttgttgaatatgctttgttgttttcaaaaccaaatctcctacttgaaatgttcgaggtcttaccagttTTTTGTATGCCTTGGAAaccctttgtttgtaggtttccacgtatttttccaccttggcccttcttgaatcgagcatgtccaattcagcaATTCTTGAATTAGACACTCCAGTTTCATCCCACTGCACTTCACTGGACGCTGCGATTCATGCAGAGGGAATTTTGATCTCAGCTGGGAGAATAGCATCAGCGCCATAGACGAGAGAATACGGTGAAGTCCTAATTTATCTTCTTGGTGCGGTGCGGTAGGCCCACAAATCCATGGGTAATTCTTCATGCCACGTTCGTGGATTTCATGAACTGTTCAGCTAAGAATCTGGATCAAGGTTTCTTTGGTGCTCTCCGCTTGtctgtttccttggggatagtatggtgttggagaaaatctgtttgattccgtattcctcgagcaattctgcaacatgtttgttggaaaaggagttccattatccgtgatgatatgtttaggaataccgaatctgcaaatgatgtactctttgatgaaagctgcaattgtgactccagtggtgcttctaagaggaatagcctcgacccatttggtgaagtactccgttgctgtgatgatgtattcatgctgcttagaagatgctggattgatttttccaatgatatcccgtccccagctatagaagggccatggactgctcacgaaatgtaatggaagacaaggagtctaaatgaggttaccatgaacttggcatcgatgacatctccgaacataagcagctgcatcatcttccatgattG
Coding sequences within:
- the LOC113272811 gene encoding nucleolar transcription factor 1-like — protein: MPLKDLKVSRDELLKRKAREEIMDDYREKRRRIQRKILEAGEKLRSRPDGADLQAERDEEDYWDAIYGDLEEEEFPSSDSDSEKESEEDSMNDDDEDESDDSDD